Genomic segment of Streptomyces sp. NA02950:
GTCCGGTCGGGTGGCCAACGACGAGATCTTCCCGGCGGGTGACCGCATGGTGGCGGTGAACGCCCGGAGGACCGCACCTTACGGCGGTCCGGGCGGGAGCATGGTGACGCTCCGCGACACGACGGAACTGCAGGCCCTGTCCGGCAAGGCCGCAGCGGCACAGCGCCGCCTGGGGCTGCTGTGCGACGCCGGGACGAAGATCGGCACAAGCCTTGACGTGGTACGGACCGCCGAGGAGCTGACGCGGTTCGCGGTCCCCAGGTTCGCCGACTACGCCACCGTTGATCTTGTCGAACCGGTTCTCCAGGGTGGTGACCCGGTGGGCACGGCAATGCGTCGAGCGGCTGTCAGCGGCATCCAGGAGGAGCATCCTCTTTTCCCGGTGGGCAAGGTGATCGAGTTCGGTCCAGGAACTCCTCAGGCGGTCGGCTTCGGCACCGGGGAGCCGGTACTCGAGGCCGACATGCCCTCTTTCACTGGATGGCAGAAGCATGATCCCGACAGAGCCCGGCGGCTCGTCGGCTTCGGCATCCACTCGATGATCGTCGTGCCGCTGCGTGCGCGCGGTGTGCTGATGGGCGTGGCCAGCTTCTTTCGGTCAGGGCAGGCCCCGCCGTTCGAGCAGCAGGATGTTTCGATCGCCGAGGAGCTGGTGGGCCGGACCGCGGTGGCTGTCGACAACGCCCGCCGTTACACCCGCGAGCACACGATGGCCGTCACCTTGCAGCGCAGCCTGCTGCCCCGCGAGCTGCCCGAGCAGTCCGCCCTCGACGTGGCTCACTGCTATCTGCCCGCGCAGGCCGGGGTGGGTGGTGACTGGTTCGATGTGATCCCGCTGCCTGGTGCGCGGGTGGCGTTGACCGTAGGCGATGTGGTCGGCCACGGGCTGCACGCGGCCGCAACGATGGGCCGTCTGCGCACCGCGATTCACAATTTCTCGGCCCTCGACCTGTCCCCCGACGAGCTCCTGGCCCACCTTGACGAACTGGCCGCCCGGAGCGACAGTGACGCGGCCGCCGGTAGCGGTGGCGACGGCGATGGGCAGGGCGACAACGTCACAGGGGCCACCTGCCTGTACGCCGTCTACGACCCGGTCGCGAGGCAGGCTACGGTGGCAACGGCGGGCCACTTCGGACCGGCCCTTGTGCTCCCGGACGGCACCGTCTCCTTCCCGGACGTGCCCGTCTCCCCGCCGTTGGGCCTGGGCGGCAGCCTGCCGGTGGAAGCGGCCGAGCTCCATCTGCCGGAGGGGTCGAAGCTGGTGCTGTTCACCGACGGGCTTATCGAGGACCGCGACCGCGACATCGACACGGGCCTGGAGCTGCTGCGTTCCGCTCTGGGCACCGGTGCGGACCGCGACCCGCAGGAGACCTGCGCTGCCGTGTTGGACGCCGCGCTGCCTGCTCGTCCCAGCGACGACATCGCGCTGCTGGTGGCCCGTACCCGGGTACTGGATCCGGACCGGGTCGCCGAGTGGGACGTCTCCCCCGAGCCGGCGGCCGTGTCTCCCGTCCGATCCGCGTGCGCTCGCGCACTGGACGGTTGGGGGCTGGAGGAGATCGGGTATGTCACGGAGCTCAT
This window contains:
- a CDS encoding SpoIIE family protein phosphatase/ATP-binding protein gives rise to the protein MLQLVLVLLLGLAAAAALVLQARNETMHEARARSLVGAETFAHAPGTLAAMKSAHPSALLQPRAEQARKASGLDYIVAYNPAGIRWTHPDPSLIGKHVIGHADEAYAGHTQRSMYITPVGPVVDTTVPVFNSKGRMVGLVSAGINVTNVNARVSEQLPLLLGSAAGALVLVSAGATLVGRRLQRQTHGLEPAELRRMYEHHDAVLHAAREGVLIVADDGLLLLANDEARRLLALPTDAEMRNVADLGLDPPIAELLVSGRVANDEIFPAGDRMVAVNARRTAPYGGPGGSMVTLRDTTELQALSGKAAAAQRRLGLLCDAGTKIGTSLDVVRTAEELTRFAVPRFADYATVDLVEPVLQGGDPVGTAMRRAAVSGIQEEHPLFPVGKVIEFGPGTPQAVGFGTGEPVLEADMPSFTGWQKHDPDRARRLVGFGIHSMIVVPLRARGVLMGVASFFRSGQAPPFEQQDVSIAEELVGRTAVAVDNARRYTREHTMAVTLQRSLLPRELPEQSALDVAHCYLPAQAGVGGDWFDVIPLPGARVALTVGDVVGHGLHAAATMGRLRTAIHNFSALDLSPDELLAHLDELAARSDSDAAAGSGGDGDGQGDNVTGATCLYAVYDPVARQATVATAGHFGPALVLPDGTVSFPDVPVSPPLGLGGSLPVEAAELHLPEGSKLVLFTDGLIEDRDRDIDTGLELLRSALGTGADRDPQETCAAVLDAALPARPSDDIALLVARTRVLDPDRVAEWDVSPEPAAVSPVRSACARALDGWGLEEIGYVTELIVSELITNAIRYGTQPIRVRLIYDRKLICEVSDGSSTSPHLRRAATTDEGGRGLFLVAQLAERWGTRYTARGKVIWTEQPLWDSELEGRV